The Arachis duranensis cultivar V14167 chromosome 2, aradu.V14167.gnm2.J7QH, whole genome shotgun sequence genome has a window encoding:
- the LOC107475530 gene encoding cytochrome P450 76T24-like, with the protein MMIMEYLALLIVSFVSISIIIHHIFIKSKLGVRTPKSTKFPPGPKPLPIIGNILELGTQPHQALAKLSQTYGPIMTLKLGTITTIVISSPMLAKQILQKYDQIFSYRTIPDTVKALDHHLYSVGWLPPSTQWRILRRVCATKVFSPLKLDSTEVLRQKKLRELMDFVKDKSEKGEILNFSETCFKMVLNFISNAFFSMDLAHYDSSKSQEFKDIIWGIGEESGRPNVVDFFPFLRFLDPQGARARMTKYTEKLISFVDGLIEERLNLKALEMETTNKRGKDVLDSVLEVMLEDNSQVTRLHVVHLFLILFMAGVDSTSITIEWAMTELLRNPEKLEKLRKELQCVLGKGEQNHEQIEESHISKLPFLRAVVKETLRLHPPAPLLAPHKAHEDVEITGFMIPKNAQILVNVWAMGKDSSIWEHPNEFMPERFLDSKIDIHGHDFELIPFGAGRRICPGLPLGYRSVHIALATLLNGYDWKLANGQKSKDLDMSEKFGLTLHKAQPLQAIPIKSQ; encoded by the exons ATGATGATCATGGAGTATCTAGCACTACTTATAGTTTCTTTTGTGTCCATAAGCATTATTATCCATCACATTTTCATCAAATCCAAATTAGGCGTCAGAACACCTAAATCAACCAAATTCCCACCAGGACCTAAACCTTTACCAATCATAGGAAACATCTTAGAACTTGGTACCCAACCTCACCAAGCACTTGCTAAGCTTTCTCAAACATACGGACCAATAATGACTCTTAAGCTTGGTACCATAACCACCATAGTTATCTCATCTCCTATGTTAGCCAAACAAATTCTCCAAAAATATGACCAAATTTTTTCTTATAGAACAATTCCGGATACCGTTAAAGCACTTGATCACCATTTGTATTCAGTGGGATGGTTGCCACCTTCGACTCAATGGAGGATCCTTAGACGAGTTTGTGCTACGAAAGTGTTCTCTCCACTAAAACTTGATTCCACTGAAGTTCTTCGACAAAAGAAACTGCGAGAATTAATGGATTTTGTGAaagataaaagtgaaaaaggcgaaattttgaatttcagtGAGACTTGTTTTAAAATGGTACTTAATTTTATATCTAACGCTTTCTTTTCTATGGATTTAGCTCATTACGACTCTTCTAAGTCTCAAGAATTCAAGGATATAATTTGGGGCATTGGGGAAGAATCAGGAAGGCCTAATGTGGTGGATTTCTTCCCATTCCTTAGATTCCTTGATCCACAAGGTGCACGTGCAAGGATGACCAAGTATACTGAAAAGTTGATATCTTTCGTTGACGGTCTTATAGAAGAAAGATTGAATTTAAAGGCTCTAGAAATGGAAACTACCAATAAAAGAGGCAAAGATGTGTTAGATTCTGTTTTAGAAGTTATGTTGGAAGACAATTCTCAAGTGACTCGTCTCCATGTTGTGCATCTCTTTCTG ATTTTATTTATGGCTGGAGTAGACTCAACATCAATCACCATAGAATGGGCAATGACAGAGTTATTACGTAATCCAGAAAAATTggaaaaacttagaaaagagCTTCAATGTGTTCTTGGCAAAGGTGAACAAAATCATGAACAAATTGAAGAATCACATATCTCAAAGCTTCCTTTTCTAAGAGCAGTGGTTAAAGAAACTTTGCGCTTGCATCCACCTGCCCCATTATTAGCACCACACAAGGCacatgaagatgttgagataaCTGGATTCATGATTCCTAAGAATGCACAAATTTTGGTTAATGTATGGGCCATGGGAAAAGATTCAAGTATTTGGGAACATCCAAATGAATTCATGCCTGAAAGATTCTTAGATAGTAAAATTGATATTCATGGACATGATTTTGAATTAATTCCATTTGGTGCTGGAAGAAGGATATGCCCTGGATTGCCATTGGGTTATAGAAGTGTGCACATTGCGTTGGCTACTCTTCTAAATGGCTATGATTGGAAGCTAGCAAATggacaaaaatcaaaagatttGGATATGTCTGAGAAATTTGGACTTACTTTGCATAAGGCTCAACCTCTCCAAGCCATTCCCATTAAATCACAATAA